Proteins encoded within one genomic window of Leptolyngbyaceae cyanobacterium:
- the gatB gene encoding Asp-tRNA(Asn)/Glu-tRNA(Gln) amidotransferase subunit GatB codes for MTTAAPVKTQYEAIIGLETHCQLSTNTKIFCNCSTEFGTPPNQNVCPICMGMPGVLPVLNEMVLEYAVKAGLALNCQIAPFSKFDRKQYFYPDLPKNYQISQFDLPIAEHGWLEVELVDDSGNATRKKIGITRLHMEEDAGKLVHAGSDRLSGSTYSLVDFNRTGVPLVEIVSEPDMRSGQEAAEYAQELRRILRYLGVSDGNMQEGSLRCDVNISVRPVGESKFGTKVEIKNMNSFSAIQRAIEYEIDRQIAALEAGERIIQETRLWEEGSQRTISMRTKEGSSDYRYFPEPDLTPIEVSSAQLEKWKSELPELPAEKRHRYEKELALSAYDARVLTDDRTVAEFFEATVAAGGNSKQAANWVMGDITAYLNNEKLTISQIALKPDTLAELLSLIESGTISGKIAKEILPQLLTKGGSAKELVEKKGLTQISDPKALESTIDEILAANPKELEQYRNGKTKLLGFFVGQVMKKTSGRADPQLTNQLLAQKLKS; via the coding sequence ATGACAACTGCTGCACCAGTTAAAACTCAGTACGAAGCGATCATTGGTTTAGAAACTCACTGTCAGCTGAGTACGAATACGAAAATTTTCTGTAATTGTTCTACTGAATTTGGTACTCCGCCGAATCAGAATGTTTGTCCGATTTGTATGGGTATGCCTGGGGTGTTGCCGGTACTAAATGAAATGGTTTTGGAGTATGCTGTGAAGGCTGGTCTAGCCTTGAACTGTCAGATCGCGCCTTTTAGCAAATTTGACCGTAAACAGTATTTTTATCCGGATTTGCCGAAAAATTACCAAATTTCTCAGTTCGATTTGCCGATCGCAGAACACGGCTGGCTGGAAGTCGAGTTAGTCGATGACTCGGGTAACGCTACCCGCAAGAAAATCGGCATTACCCGTCTGCACATGGAAGAAGATGCTGGGAAATTGGTACACGCGGGAAGCGATCGCCTTTCCGGTTCCACCTATTCCCTGGTAGACTTTAACAGAACGGGTGTACCTTTAGTTGAGATCGTCTCAGAACCGGATATGCGTTCTGGTCAAGAAGCAGCCGAATACGCACAAGAACTGCGCCGCATTCTCCGCTATCTGGGTGTCAGCGATGGGAATATGCAGGAAGGTTCTCTGCGCTGCGATGTGAATATTTCGGTGCGCCCGGTTGGGGAAAGCAAGTTTGGCACTAAGGTAGAAATTAAGAATATGAACTCCTTTAGTGCGATTCAAAGGGCGATCGAATATGAAATCGATCGACAAATCGCCGCCCTAGAAGCTGGAGAACGCATCATCCAAGAAACCAGACTTTGGGAAGAAGGTAGCCAACGTACTATTAGTATGCGGACTAAGGAAGGTTCCAGCGATTATCGCTACTTCCCAGAACCGGATTTAACCCCGATCGAAGTCTCATCTGCACAGTTGGAGAAATGGAAATCGGAACTGCCAGAACTTCCCGCCGAGAAACGCCACCGTTATGAAAAGGAGTTGGCACTTTCTGCTTATGATGCACGAGTCCTGACAGACGATCGCACAGTGGCAGAATTTTTTGAAGCAACGGTGGCGGCTGGTGGTAATTCCAAGCAAGCTGCTAACTGGGTGATGGGAGATATCACTGCTTATCTGAATAACGAAAAGCTTACCATCAGCCAAATTGCCCTCAAACCGGATACCCTAGCCGAATTGCTTTCCTTAATTGAGTCGGGAACGATTAGCGGCAAGATTGCTAAAGAAATTCTACCCCAATTACTGACGAAAGGCGGTTCCGCGAAGGAATTGGTCGAAAAGAAGGGATTAACTCAAATTTCCGACCCGAAAGCCTTGGAAAGTACGATCGATGAAATTTTAGCCGCCAATCCCAAGGAGTTGGAACAGTACCGCAACGGGAAAACCAAACTGTTGGGCTTCTTCGTGGGACAAGTGATGAAGAAAACTTCCGGTCGGGCTGACCCACAGCTAACCAACCAATTATTGGCCCAAAAGTTGAAATCTTAG
- a CDS encoding DUF433 domain-containing protein, protein MTSVSNGQSEIIRTERGLTIAGTRITLYDVMDYLTAQYPPLLIREKLCLTEKQVNAALSYIERNRAEVEAEYQIVLQQTEEIKQYWEERNRDRLVQIAAMPPKPGQEALWAKLQAQKAQRELKV, encoded by the coding sequence ATGACTTCAGTATCAAACGGGCAATCTGAAATCATCCGAACAGAACGCGGATTGACGATCGCAGGTACGCGCATCACCCTTTACGACGTGATGGATTACTTAACCGCTCAGTATCCACCTCTGTTAATTCGCGAAAAACTTTGTTTAACAGAAAAACAAGTTAATGCTGCTTTATCCTACATTGAGAGAAATCGTGCTGAAGTAGAGGCAGAATATCAAATTGTTTTACAACAAACAGAAGAAATTAAGCAATATTGGGAAGAACGCAATCGCGATCGTCTTGTCCAGATCGCTGCAATGCCACCTAAACCAGGTCAAGAAGCTCTTTGGGCAAAACTTCAGGCTCAAAAAGCTCAACGTGAATTGAAAGTATGA
- a CDS encoding zf-TFIIB domain-containing protein gives MRCPACHNNLNQLLVGDVIIDACEDGCGGIWCDRFEIKKLNQLGDSEIEELLNLAKNKKIEVVQNKKRHCPKCKNIVMQRHFFSVKKQVLVDECPKCGGYWLDAGELENIRQEFSSDKAKEVAADEYFSEVFKQYGLEKKPQPEPKQRGLRNRLF, from the coding sequence ATGAGGTGCCCTGCTTGTCACAATAATTTAAATCAATTATTAGTTGGAGACGTAATAATTGATGCTTGTGAGGATGGATGCGGTGGGATTTGGTGCGATAGATTTGAGATTAAAAAGCTAAATCAACTTGGAGATTCGGAAATTGAAGAACTGCTTAATTTAGCCAAAAATAAAAAAATTGAAGTCGTTCAAAATAAAAAACGCCACTGCCCAAAATGCAAAAATATAGTGATGCAGAGGCACTTTTTTAGCGTGAAGAAACAGGTTTTAGTGGATGAGTGTCCTAAATGTGGCGGTTATTGGTTAGATGCTGGAGAGTTGGAGAATATCCGCCAGGAGTTTAGTTCGGATAAAGCCAAAGAAGTAGCGGCAGATGAGTATTTTTCGGAAGTGTTTAAACAGTATGGTTTGGAGAAAAAACCTCAACCAGAACCAAAACAAAGAGGATTGAGAAATCGGCTTTTTTAA
- a CDS encoding adenylate/guanylate cyclase domain-containing protein encodes MKLREKTLLVIGLTLVGLVGVLYATASTILMNQVRNLEVDYTKRGVQRALDALAEDINNLTVPVRQLAVWDDTYLFMQQPNARYLETNFSDDTFSDYRLNIALLIDRSGKVVFSKNWDFKKSQSFPIEKEILQHLKPNSLLLKHSHPDSIRTGIILLPENPLLIVSHPIVKNTFQGDIQGTMVMGRYLTPEEIKRLSVLTQLNIDIYLVKSPQLSTNLQLIINSLVEQSRNSIPNQIESKNKAVFPLKQTNVKSLATAHITAQQLDENTIAGYNLITDIYGQPALLLQVKLPRTIYNQGKNSLSYLLWSLVGVGVVFGIGNLFLLEKLVLSRLARLSTGVKNIGSSGDLSMRVSAKGNDELSSLGLTINWMLEALERSLKELKIEREKAEKLLLNILPEVIAVRLKKDSCTIADNFAEATVLFADIVGFTKMAAHTSPVELVNLLNQIFSAFDRLVEQHGLEKIKTIGDAYMVVGGLPIPRPDHAEAMAEMALDMQREIEKFNTKNKVDFSMRIGINTGPVVAGVIGIKKFIYDLWGDTVNTASRMESHGLPGCIQVTEATYNCLKEKYVLQERGVIQIKGKGEMTTYLLIGRKENQESGVRIQESEFRSQNSKN; translated from the coding sequence ATGAAACTACGTGAAAAGACACTCCTTGTTATTGGTTTAACTTTGGTTGGGTTAGTAGGCGTTTTATATGCCACTGCATCTACCATCCTCATGAACCAAGTCCGGAATTTAGAAGTAGATTATACAAAAAGAGGAGTACAACGTGCTTTAGATGCTTTAGCAGAAGATATCAATAATTTAACCGTACCAGTTCGCCAATTAGCTGTTTGGGATGATACTTACCTCTTCATGCAGCAGCCAAACGCACGGTATTTAGAAACAAATTTTAGTGATGATACTTTTTCAGATTACAGGCTGAATATAGCCCTATTAATCGACCGTTCTGGTAAAGTGGTTTTTAGCAAAAATTGGGATTTTAAGAAAAGTCAAAGTTTTCCCATAGAAAAAGAAATTTTACAACATCTCAAGCCAAACAGCTTGCTGCTAAAACATTCTCACCCCGACAGCATTCGTACTGGTATTATTTTGTTACCAGAGAATCCGCTTTTGATCGTTTCCCATCCGATTGTGAAAAACACTTTTCAAGGAGACATCCAAGGAACTATGGTGATGGGGCGCTATCTTACGCCAGAAGAGATTAAGCGGTTGTCCGTCCTCACTCAGTTAAATATCGATATATATCTGGTTAAATCTCCGCAATTATCTACCAATTTACAGTTAATTATTAATTCCTTAGTTGAGCAATCAAGAAATTCTATACCTAATCAAATAGAAAGTAAAAATAAAGCCGTTTTTCCATTGAAACAGACCAATGTAAAATCACTTGCTACCGCTCATATTACTGCCCAGCAATTAGATGAAAATACCATTGCAGGATATAACTTAATTACAGATATTTACGGTCAACCCGCTCTTTTATTGCAAGTAAAATTACCCAGAACCATCTACAATCAAGGTAAAAATAGCCTTTCCTATCTCCTTTGGTCGCTAGTAGGAGTCGGTGTAGTTTTTGGAATTGGCAATTTATTTTTATTAGAAAAATTAGTCTTATCTCGATTAGCTAGACTAAGTACTGGTGTCAAAAATATTGGTAGTAGCGGCGACCTTTCAATGCGAGTATCGGCTAAAGGTAACGATGAATTGTCCAGTTTGGGACTCACGATTAACTGGATGTTAGAAGCTTTGGAACGTTCTCTTAAAGAATTGAAAATAGAAAGAGAGAAAGCAGAAAAGTTGTTACTTAATATTTTACCGGAAGTAATAGCAGTTCGCTTAAAAAAAGACTCTTGCACCATTGCGGATAATTTCGCGGAAGCAACCGTATTATTTGCTGATATTGTTGGCTTCACCAAAATGGCAGCCCATACATCTCCGGTGGAATTAGTTAATTTACTCAACCAGATATTTTCTGCTTTCGACCGATTAGTAGAACAACATGGATTGGAAAAAATTAAAACTATTGGTGATGCTTATATGGTAGTAGGAGGTTTGCCCATTCCTCGACCCGATCATGCTGAAGCAATGGCAGAAATGGCTCTCGATATGCAACGAGAAATTGAAAAATTTAATACTAAAAATAAAGTAGATTTTAGTATGCGAATTGGCATCAATACTGGGCCGGTTGTGGCAGGAGTGATCGGAATTAAAAAGTTTATTTACGATTTGTGGGGTGATACGGTTAATACAGCCAGCCGCATGGAATCCCACGGCTTACCTGGTTGTATCCAAGTCACAGAAGCAACTTACAACTGTTTAAAAGAAAAATATGTATTGCAAGAAAGGGGTGTCATTCAGATCAAAGGGAAAGGAGAAATGACCACTTATCTGTTGATTGGGAGAAAAGAAAATCAGGAGTCAGGAGTCAGAATTCAGGAGTCAGAATTCAGGAGTCAGAATTCAAAAAATTAA
- a CDS encoding VanZ family protein, with product MKLYWPKSANQFWIFTFWFYFGILMAICVSAYLKILPVKSSTIPFYDTIGHFILIGLASFFSHLAMKKRKITIGTFLLPLAPLLVSIFTLIEEVLQNLSPYRTFSLSDLAADLVGIIFFYWLAEKVNRF from the coding sequence ATGAAGCTTTATTGGCCAAAATCTGCCAATCAATTCTGGATTTTCACTTTTTGGTTTTACTTTGGCATTTTAATGGCGATTTGTGTCTCTGCTTATCTGAAAATCCTACCTGTTAAGTCATCTACTATCCCTTTCTACGATACGATCGGCCATTTTATTTTAATCGGCTTGGCGTCTTTTTTTAGCCATTTAGCGATGAAAAAACGTAAAATTACGATAGGTACTTTTTTGTTACCCTTAGCACCGCTTTTAGTGAGCATTTTTACATTGATTGAGGAGGTACTGCAAAACCTTTCACCGTACCGAACTTTTAGTTTATCCGACTTGGCGGCTGATTTGGTTGGCATTATATTCTTTTATTGGTTAGCAGAAAAGGTCAATCGATTTTAG
- the alaS gene encoding alanine--tRNA ligase, whose protein sequence is MSSLPQYLSGNEIRQKFLDFFAQRGHQILPSASLVPEDPTVLLTIAGMLPFKPIFLGQRTPEFPRATTSQKCIRTNDIENVGRTARHHTFFEMLGNFSFGDYFKEQAIAWAWELSTETFGLPPERLVVSVFEEDDEAFALWRDKIGIPPHRIQRMGADDNFWVSGPTGPCGPCSEIYYDFHPERGDDKINLEDDTRFIEFYNLVFMQYNRDADGKLTPLQNKNIDTGMGLERMAQILQKVPNNYETDLIFPIIKTAAEIAQIDYNQADEKTKVSLKVIGDHVRSVVHMIADGIRASNVGRGYVLRRLIRRVVRHGRLIGIQGEFTTKVAETAIALSESNYPNVRQKEAQIKAELQREETGFLKTLERGEKLLAEILDRVKQSGENQINGRDAFTLYDTYGFPLELTQEVAAEEGFTVDIPGYEAAMEEQTQRARDAHQTIDLTVQGSLDKLAENIHSTEFLGYHEFASQSRVEVILVNGEAVEAAEAGTSVQIVLNKTPFYAESGGQVGDRGYITGDDIVIRVEDVKKESDFFVHFGRIERGTLRVGDNVTAQIDRACRRRVQANHTATHLLQAALKKLVDDSISQAGSLVAFDRLRFDFNCPRALTPEEVQQVEEQVNTWIAEAHSASIAVMPIAEAKAKGAIAMFGEKYGEEVRVLDFPGVSMELCGGTHVSNTAEIGAFKIISESGISSGVRRIEGVAGPSILDYLNVRDKVVKELSDRFKAKPEELPDRINNLQNELKSTQKQLEAAKSELAIAKSDQLLTQAETVGDYQILVSQLGEVDAESLKTAAERLQQKLGNAAVFLASTPEPQKVNFIAVFSPEINKKGLQAGKFIGGIAKICGGGGGGRPNLAQAGGRDASKLKEALETARAQLREGLQ, encoded by the coding sequence ATGTCTTCCCTACCCCAGTACCTCAGCGGTAACGAAATTCGGCAAAAATTCCTCGACTTCTTCGCCCAACGAGGACACCAAATCCTACCCAGTGCGTCTTTAGTGCCGGAAGATCCCACCGTACTGCTGACGATCGCTGGGATGTTACCATTTAAACCGATCTTTTTAGGGCAGAGAACCCCAGAATTTCCTCGCGCTACCACATCCCAGAAATGTATCCGCACCAACGATATCGAAAATGTGGGCAGAACGGCGCGACATCATACTTTCTTTGAAATGCTGGGTAATTTCAGCTTTGGAGATTATTTTAAAGAACAAGCGATCGCATGGGCGTGGGAACTGTCAACGGAAACTTTTGGACTACCCCCAGAACGCCTCGTCGTTAGCGTGTTTGAGGAAGATGACGAAGCTTTTGCTTTATGGCGAGATAAGATTGGCATTCCGCCCCATCGCATTCAACGCATGGGGGCAGATGATAATTTCTGGGTATCCGGGCCAACAGGCCCCTGCGGGCCTTGTTCGGAAATTTACTATGATTTCCACCCAGAACGAGGGGATGACAAGATTAATTTAGAAGATGATACCCGGTTTATCGAGTTTTACAATCTCGTTTTTATGCAGTATAACCGGGATGCCGATGGTAAATTGACACCCCTGCAAAATAAGAATATCGACACTGGTATGGGTTTGGAGAGGATGGCGCAAATCCTGCAAAAAGTGCCGAATAATTACGAAACAGATTTGATTTTCCCGATTATCAAAACTGCTGCGGAAATTGCCCAAATTGATTACAACCAAGCTGATGAGAAAACGAAAGTTTCTCTGAAGGTAATTGGCGATCACGTCCGTTCGGTAGTTCACATGATTGCTGATGGGATTCGCGCTTCTAATGTGGGTCGCGGTTACGTTTTGCGGCGGTTAATTCGGCGGGTTGTTCGTCATGGTAGGTTGATTGGTATTCAAGGGGAATTTACGACAAAAGTGGCGGAAACTGCGATCGCACTGTCGGAATCGAATTATCCGAATGTGCGACAAAAGGAAGCGCAAATTAAAGCAGAATTGCAAAGAGAAGAAACGGGATTTCTCAAGACTTTGGAACGAGGGGAAAAACTGCTGGCAGAAATTCTCGATCGCGTAAAGCAGTCGGGAGAAAATCAAATCAACGGAAGAGATGCTTTCACTCTTTACGACACTTACGGTTTTCCTTTAGAATTAACTCAAGAAGTGGCGGCTGAAGAGGGATTTACTGTTGATATCCCAGGTTATGAAGCGGCGATGGAAGAACAAACCCAACGGGCTAGGGACGCACACCAAACGATCGATCTAACCGTGCAAGGTTCCCTGGATAAATTAGCTGAAAATATCCATTCTACTGAGTTTTTGGGTTATCACGAATTTGCCAGTCAAAGCAGAGTAGAAGTTATCTTAGTGAATGGGGAAGCAGTAGAAGCAGCAGAAGCAGGGACAAGCGTGCAAATCGTCCTCAACAAAACCCCTTTTTATGCGGAATCGGGCGGACAAGTTGGCGATCGCGGTTACATCACCGGCGACGATATTGTAATTCGAGTTGAAGATGTGAAGAAAGAATCGGATTTTTTCGTTCACTTCGGACGCATCGAACGGGGTACTTTGCGAGTAGGAGATAACGTAACTGCCCAGATCGATCGCGCTTGTCGTCGTCGCGTGCAAGCTAATCATACCGCCACTCATTTGTTGCAAGCGGCATTGAAAAAGTTGGTCGATGATTCCATCTCGCAAGCAGGTTCTTTAGTGGCGTTCGATCGCTTGCGATTCGATTTCAATTGTCCGCGTGCTTTGACACCAGAAGAAGTGCAACAAGTAGAAGAACAAGTTAATACTTGGATTGCCGAAGCACACTCTGCTTCCATAGCGGTAATGCCGATCGCAGAAGCGAAAGCCAAAGGTGCGATCGCCATGTTTGGAGAAAAGTACGGCGAAGAAGTAAGAGTGCTAGATTTCCCAGGCGTTTCAATGGAGTTGTGCGGCGGAACTCACGTTAGCAATACCGCTGAAATTGGCGCGTTCAAAATTATATCCGAATCGGGCATATCTTCGGGAGTAAGAAGAATTGAAGGGGTAGCGGGGCCATCTATTTTAGATTACTTGAACGTGCGGGATAAAGTAGTCAAAGAATTGAGCGATCGCTTTAAAGCTAAACCAGAAGAATTGCCCGATCGCATCAACAATTTGCAAAACGAACTGAAGTCAACTCAAAAACAATTAGAAGCAGCTAAATCCGAATTAGCCATTGCCAAATCCGACCAATTACTTACCCAAGCCGAGACAGTTGGCGATTACCAAATCCTCGTGTCCCAATTAGGAGAAGTTGACGCCGAATCTCTCAAAACAGCCGCCGAAAGATTACAGCAAAAACTCGGTAATGCAGCGGTGTTTTTAGCATCGACTCCCGAACCGCAAAAAGTGAATTTCATCGCCGTTTTCAGCCCGGAAATTAATAAAAAAGGACTGCAAGCTGGCAAATTCATCGGTGGAATTGCCAAAATCTGCGGTGGCGGTGGCGGCGGACGCCCCAACTTAGCCCAAGCAGGCGGCAGAGATGCTAGTAAATTAAAGGAAGCCTTAGAAACTGCCCGTGCTCAATTGCGAGAAGGTTTGCAGTAG
- a CDS encoding ACP S-malonyltransferase, translating to MIFLIDHNLEGQALILLGNLTNRGWVELLSIRFVMFEEIGLSIDSNDRTVWQVAQANQMILLTANRSMKGNDSLEQVLREENNANSLPVLTIGSLARFDEREYRDRCVDRIVEIVLYIENYKGIGRLFIPYNIAFVASKT from the coding sequence ATGATTTTTTTAATAGATCATAATTTAGAAGGACAAGCATTAATTTTGTTAGGAAATCTAACTAATCGTGGTTGGGTTGAGCTACTCTCTATCCGCTTTGTCATGTTTGAGGAGATTGGGTTATCTATTGACAGCAACGATCGAACTGTCTGGCAAGTAGCTCAAGCAAACCAAATGATTTTGCTCACTGCAAATCGAAGTATGAAAGGCAACGATTCCCTTGAGCAAGTTCTTAGGGAAGAAAACAATGCTAATTCGCTTCCTGTCTTGACGATTGGAAGTCTTGCTCGATTTGATGAACGGGAATATCGAGATCGCTGTGTCGATCGCATCGTTGAGATAGTTTTGTATATTGAGAATTACAAAGGTATCGGTCGCCTTTTCATTCCATATAATATTGCTTTCGTAGCTAGTAAAACCTAA